One part of the Eucalyptus grandis isolate ANBG69807.140 chromosome 10, ASM1654582v1, whole genome shotgun sequence genome encodes these proteins:
- the LOC104423010 gene encoding uncharacterized protein LOC104423010 → MAESAKPDHSDSSPGKDVKAPNILERAKEEVEAVVHANRSPHHHKETHGTSDDIDENTPVDEVKGPSVFERAKEEIEAIIGAIHPKKDSDSHK, encoded by the exons ATGGCGGAATCAGCAAAGCCAGATCACAGTGACTCATCGCCAG GGAAAGACGTCAAGGCTCCAAACATATTGGAAAGAGCTAAAGAAGAGGTCGAGGCGGTGGTCCATGCCAACAGATCGCCGCACCACCACAAGGAAACTCATGGGACGAGCGACGACATTGACGAGAACACACCAGTTGATGAAGTCAAGGGGCCGAGTGTATTTGAGCGCGCAAAAGAAGAGATAGAGGCCATCATTGGGGCGATCCATCCAAAGAAGGATTCGGATAGTCACAAATGA